TGATACCTGCTGCGGCAGCGATACCGGGAAGGATGCCGACCAGGGCGAGGAACATCGCGCCGGGAAGGGTGATACGGTCCATTACGGCGCCGATATAATCAGCGGTAGCCTTTCCGGGTTTTACACCGGGGATAAAGCCGTTATTCCGTTTCATCTCGTCCGCCATCTGCGTAGGATTGAAGATCAATGCGGTATAGAAGAACGTGAACACGACTACCAGCACCGCGTAGATCACATTATAATACGGGTTGGTATGGTCGCTGAATATGCGGATGAACCCGGAGGCCCCTTCGCTTTGTGTGGCGAATCCGATAGCCGTTGCCGGAATGAACATGATGGCCTGGGCGAAGATGATAGGCATTACACCGGCTGCATTCACCTTGAGGGGAATGAACTGGCGCACACCGCCATATTGCTTGTTGCCGACGATGCGTTTGGCGTAGTTCACCGGTATCTTGCGGGTACCCTGTACCAGCAGGATAAGGCCGATGGTGATCAGGATAAAGAATGCGATCTCTATCAGGAAGAGGAGCAATCCGCCGCCGGCACCTGTTGTTTTGAGCGAAAGCTCCTGCAGCAGGGATTCGGGAAGACGGGCGAGGATCCCCATCATGATGATGATGGAAGTACCGTTGCCTATACCTTTGTCTGTGATCTTTTCACCGAGCCACATCACGAACAAAGTACCTGCGGTGAGCACTACGGTGGTGGAGAGCCAGAACATGAAATTACCATATTCAGGGATCAATGCACCGCCTGACTGCCCTCTGAGATAGGCCACATAGGCGCTCGCCTGGAAGGCGGTAACCACAACTGTGAGCAGACGGGTGTACTGGTTGATCTTTTTGCGGCCGCTATCACCTTCCTTTTGTAATTTCTGGAAATAGGGAACTGCGATCGTCAGCAGCTGAATGGCGATGGACGCCGAGATATAGGGCATGATACCCAGGGCGAAAATGGATGCGCGGGAGAACGAACCACCGGCAAACATATTAAACAGGCCAAGGATACCTTGCTGGGAAGTCTCGGAGAAATTAGCCAGGGCATTGGGATCGAGACCGGGAAGGGTGATATAGGAACCGACGCGGTACACCAGTACCAGCAGCAACGTGGTGATAATGCGTTTACGCAGGTCCTCGATGCTCCAGATGTTCTTTATGGTTTCGATAAATTTCTTCACAGGAAGACAAGAGTTTAATAGAGCGTGTAAAATCCGAAAAGACGCACTACTCCGTAGGCGCCTTTTCTATCGTAATTTCTTAAACCAGTTCTACTGATCCACCAGCTGCTTCGATAGCCTGCTTTGCCTTTTCACTGATCGCGTTTACCTTGAGCGCTACTTTGCTTTTCAGTTCACCATGACCCAGTACTTTCACCTTGGCAGTTTTGCTGATCAGGCCGTTCATGTAGAGGTTCTCCAGGGAGAACTCCTGCAGCCCGTATTTTTCTATGATCTGATCCAGCTGACCAACGTTGAATACTTTATATTCAGTACGGTCGATCGGAATGAACCCGCGTTTGGGCAGACGGCGCTGAATTGGCATCTGACCGCCTTCATGACCTCTTTTGCTGGAATAGCCGGTATTGGACTGAGCACCTTTGTTACCTTTCGTAGCGGTACCACCTTTACCGGATGCTTCACCGCGGCCAAGACGTTTTTCTTTATGTACGGCGCCTTTTGCGGGCCTTAAATTCTGTAAGTTCATAGCTTTGAATTGTTTTACTTACGCGGAAATCAACCGCTCGCTTTACAATGATAATTCAAAAATGTAAGATGCCAAATGTAAAAATAATATTTCTACATTATGCATTTACTTCTTCCACTTTTACCAGGTGGTTCACGGCGCGCACCATACCCAGTACCTGGGGGGTCGCTTCTACTTCTACGGAAGCATTCATCTTCTTCAGACCAAGGGCCTTCAGCGTCAGTTTCTGCTTTTCCGGACGATCGATACCGCTTTTTACCTGAGTGACTTTAATCTTTGCCATTTTGCTTTATATATTTCCAATTAGGAATACCGTGCCCCGGCGCGAAGCACCGGAACGGGGATTTGGAACCAGGTGCTTAACCGTTGAATACTTTCTTCATAGACACGCTGCGTGTCCTTGCGATCTGGATCGGCTCGCGCAACATGCCCAAAGCTTTGAATGTAGCTTTAACCACGTTGTGCGGGTTAGCGGAACCCAGGGATTTTGCCAGCACGTCGGTGATACCGGCGCTTTCCAGCACTGCGCGCATGGAACCACCAGCGATCACACCGGTACCATGAGCAGCCGGTTTGATCAGCACCTTGGCTGCACCTTCCTTGGCCAGCTGGTCGTGAGGAATAGTACCTTGATGAACAGGAACCTTGATCAGGTTCTTCTTGGCATCATCGATACCTTTGGTAATGGCTTCCTGCACTTCCTTGGCTTTACCCAGGCCGTGACCAACGACGCCGTTTTCATTACCTACCACAACCAGAGCGGAGAAACTGAAGGTACGTCCGCCTTTGGTAGTTTTGGTAACCCTGTTGATCGTTACAACCTTTTCTTTCAGTTCCAGATCACCAGCTTTTACTTTATTGAATGAATTCTTTGCCATTTTTATTTAATAAGAATTACGATATCAGATTGTTTATATGCCCAATCCCCCGGGATCAGAATTGCAGTCCGCCTTCGCGTGCGCCATCGGCAGCTGCTTTTACGCGGCCGTGGTACAGGTAACCACTTCTGTCGAATACGCAGGTAGTGATGCCCAGCGCGGCGGCCTTCACAGCCAGCGCTGCACCTACGAGCTTTGATTTCTCGCTCTTGGTACCTTGCTGCGCTGCAATATCCTTCTGACGGGAAGAAGCGGAGGCCAGGGTGGTGCCATTGGTATCGTCAATCAGTTGCACATAGATGTCACCATTGCTGCGATATACGGCCAGCCTTGGTTTTTGTGCAGTTCCGCTGATCTTTTTACGGATACGGAAGCGGATATTCTGTCTTCTGTCTGTTCTTGTACTCATTACTAAGTGTATTTAAGGTCCCGATGCTGCCGGGACTATATTCAGGATAAAGACCCTGTGTTATTTACTAATCCGGTTTCAGTTCAGCCCGGGCCATCAGGCGGCCCGGAATAACCTGTTATTATTTACCGGCAGATTTACCTGCTTTCTTGCGTACCACTTCATCGCTGTAGCGAACACCTTTACCTTTGTACGGCTCCGGTTTGCGCAGGCTGCGGATCTTGGCGGCTACCTGGCCGAGCAGCTGGTTGTCGATACCTTCCAGCATGATCTTCGGATTCTGGCCTTTTTCAGTAACCGTGGCTACTTTCAGCTCTTTGGGCACTTCGAAGATGATGTTGTGCGAATATCCCAAAGATAAGTCCAGCAACTGCCCCTGGTTCGCAGCCTTGTAACCTACACCTACGAGCTCAAGCTGTTTTTTGAACCCCTCGGTCACACCGGTCACCATATTTGCTATCAATGCGCGGTACAGACCGTGCATGGCGCGATGGCGGATCTGGTCGGTAGGGCGGCTGACAATCAGTTCACCATCCTTTGTTTCCACTTTGATATCGCGGTCGATCATCTGTTTCAGTTCACCCTTGGGGCCCTTTACCGTGATCTCGTTAGCCGGGGATACGCTGATGGTAACACCGCTGGCCAATTTAATAGGAGCTCTTCCTATACGTGACATAATCAGTCAGTTTAATTGTTGTGATTCCGGTACTCCGTGTTCAGCGCCGTATAGAACGCTTAATTGTCAGATATACCATAATCCCGCCTTTATGCAAGGCGGGATAAAAATTTATTAATAAACGAAGCAAACTACTTCGCCACCTACATTCTGCACTTTAGCTTCCTTATCGGTCATTACACCTTTGGAAGTGGAGATGATAGCGATGCCCAAACCGTTCTTCACGCGGGGGAATCCGTCAGGCCTTGAATACTGGCGCAGACCGGGACGGCTGATGCGCTGCAGGTCCTGGATGGCCGGTACCTTTGTTTGCGGATCGTATTTCAACGCTATCTTGATGAGGCCCTGTTTCTTGTCCTCTTCGAATTTGTACTTCAGGATATAACCTTTGTCGTACAAGATCTCGGTAATGCGTTTCTTCAGTTTTGAAGCGGGGATTTCCACGATCCTGTGATTTGCCATCTGGGCGTTACGGATGCGTGTTAAAAAATCTGCTATTGGATCAGTAACCATTGTTTAAAAAAATTTGCTAAATGAGTACAATGCGATATCCAATCGATATAGAAAGGAATCAATTAAATGTCTGCCTGCCGGACCTGTTCTTACCAGCTGGCTTTTCTTACACCAGGGATCTTGCCTGCCAGTGCCATGTCGCGGAACATGTTACGGCACATGCCGAACTGACGGATATATCCTTTAGGACGACCGGACAGTTGACATCTGTTATGCAGGCGAACGGGAGAAGCGTTCTTGGGCAGTTTGTCCAGTTCAGCATAGTTGCCTTCTGCTTTCAGCGCAGCGCGCTTTTCAGCAAATTTGGCTACCATGGCTTCTCTCTTTCTTTGTCTGGCTTTTACGGATTCTTTTGCCATAATTGATGATAGATATTAATATTAGTTTTCTTTTCTGATATTCTTGAAAGGCATGCCCATTTCCTTCAGCAACTCATAAGCCTCTTCATTGGTAGAGGCGGTGGTTACGAAAGTGATATCCATACCGGTGATGCGGGTCACTTTATCGATATCGATCTCCGGGAAGATGATCTGCTCTGTAACGCCCAGGGTATAGTTGCCACGGCCGTCGAAAGCTTTTTCACTGATGCCTTTGAAGTCACGCACACGGGGCAGGGATACGGAGATCAGCCTGTCCAGGAACTCGTACATGTTCACGCCACGCAGGGTCACACGCGCACCGATGGGCATGTTCTTACGCAGTTTGAAGTTGGAGATATCCTTCTTTGACATGGTGGCAATAGCTTTCTGACCGGCAATACGGGTCATTTCGTCTACTGCGATATCCACCAGCTTTTTATCACCAACCGCACCGTTGATGCCCTGGTTCAGGCAAATTTTGGTGAGGCGGGGCACCTGCATGGTGCTTTTATAGTTGAATTTCTTTTGCAAAGCAGCCACCACTTCATTGCGGTATTTGGATTGCAGTCTGGGTTGATATGTTGTGTTTGCCATTATTTGATTACCTCCCCTGATTTTTTAGCGATACGAACTACTTTACCGTTTTCTCTCTGGCGTCCTACGCGCGTAGCTTTGCCAGCCTTTGCATCCCACAACATCACGTTGGAGATAGCGATAGGCGCTTCCTGCTTGACAATACCGCCTTTGGTATTCTGGGCAGAAGGTTTGGTGTGCTTGGTGATGATATTAACGCCTTCCACTAATACACGGGACTTGTCGATAATCACCTCCAATACCTTGCGGGGCTTGGTCCGGTCTTTGTCATCACCGGCAATTACCACAACCAGGTCGCCTTTCTTAATGTTGAACTTAGGCTTAAATCTAGTTTTCATCTGTTTGTTTATTTAAAACGCCAAGCGAAAACCCTTTTCGCTTGATTATTATTTTATGTCGTTTTTAAAACGGGCTGCAAAGATACGCTTAAAAAGCAAAAAACTAAAAAGTAAATATTGAAAGGCGTTTCCGGTTACTTTTCATCTCCATCACTCCTTTCAATTATCTAATTTCTTAATCTTTTACTTCTTACGTTTCACTACCTTAAAGCACTTCAGGTGCCAGGGAGATGATCTTCATGTATCCTTTATCGCGAAGCTCACGGGCAACCGGACCGAAAATACGGGTACCGCGGGGCTCATCAGCGTTATTCAGCAATACAACGGCATTGTCATCGAAGCGGATGTAAGAACCGTCACGGCGACGGAGTTTCTTCTTTGTTCTTACAATAACAGCTTTGGTTACCGTACCTTTCTTCATACCACCACCGGGGATGGCATCTTTCACCGTCACCACAATCTTGTCGCCCACACCTGCATAGTCCTGGCCGGAGTTACCGAGTACGCGGATGCAGAGCACTTCCTTGGCACCACTGTTATCAGCTACGTTCAGCCTTGATTCTTGTTGTATCATCGTAATACGTTTGTTAATTGTTTTAGCAGCGGCTGCAGGTCATTATAATTACCGGCAGCTTGAAACAAATGAATAATTACTTTACTTTTTCGATCACTTCCACCATACGCCAGCATTTGTTTTTGCTCAGGGGGCGTGTTTCCATGATCCTTACGGTATCACCAATGCTGCACTCGTTCTTTTCATCGTGTGCCATGAACTTGGTGGTCTTTTTTACGAACTTACCATAGATCGGGTGTTTCACCTTACGTTCAACGTTTACGGTAACTGTCTTATCCATTTTATTGCTGGATACGACGCCGATCCTGATTTTTCTTAATTTTCTTTCGGTCATTTTGAAAGTTATTTTACTTCCGGGCCTCCGGACCGGAGGCTATTGAATTGTTTATTGAATTGCTGGCGACAGCTTCATTACGCTCCCTTTCCTTGTTGAGGGATCAGAATCCCAGCTCTCTTTTGCGCAGTTCAGTCTGAATGCGGGCGATCTCCCTTCTCATGAAGCGGATGCTCATGGGATTTTCGATCGGTGTTACCGCGTGGCTGAACGTGATCTTTTTCAGGCGCAGTTGCTCTTCAGACAGTTTGTCTTTGAGATCCTGATCATTCAGGCCTTTAAGATCCAGTTTTGCTTTAGGCATTTGTTTAAGTTTTGTTCTGGTTATCAGGTTTTGTTAAATTCCGCGAAGCGGCTGTTAAGCAACGTAATCGCGGCGCACTATGAATTTCACCTTGATCGGCAGTTTCTGTGCGGCCAGTTCCATAGCTTCTTTGGCTACTTGCATGGATACACCGTCTGCTTCGAACAGGATGCGACCGGGCTTTACAACGGCTGCCCAATGGTCTGGAGCACCTTTACCTTTACCCATCCTCACTTCCAACGGCTTAGCAGTGATCGGTTTGTCGGGGAAAATACGGATCCACACGTTACCTTCACGCTTCATATGCCTGGTCAGCGCCACCCGTGCAGCTTCTATCTGACGGTCCGTGATCCACTTAGGTTCCAATGCTTTAAGGCCGAATGAACCGAAAGAAAGGGTTGCGCCTCTCTTTGCGTTACCTTTGATGCGGCCTTTGTGCATCTTCCTGTGTTTCGTTCTCTTGGGCTGTAACATCGTTTATGTTGTTAAAAAGTTTGTTTAAATGATATTTTCAAGGGCTGAGTGATTATTTACGGGGACCACGGTCTCCACCGCCTCTTCTGTCTCCGCCACCACGGTTATCCCTTCTATCTCCACCACGATCGCCACGATGATCACCGCCACGGCCACCGCCGGTACGTCCTTCACCTTCCTTGCCGGAAACGGCGTTCGGGTTCAGATCACGTTTACCCAGCACTTCACCTTTACAGATCCACACCTTGATACCGATCTTGCCGTAAACGGTCAATGCGAACAGGGATGCGTAATCGATATCCATACGGTAAGTATGCAGGGGCACACGGCCTTGTTTCATTTCCTCTGAACGGGCGATCTCGGCACCACCCAAACGGCCGCCTACTTTCACCTTGATCCCTTCCGCACCCATACGCAGCGCGGTAGCGATCGCCATCTTGATCGCACGTTTATAGTTGATACGGCTTTCGATCTGCTTTGCGATCGTTTCCGCAACGATAGTGGCATCTATTTCCGGACGGCGGATCTCCAGGATATTGATCTGTACATCCTCCTTACCGGTCAGCTTCTTCAGTTCTTCCTTGATGCGATCCACTTCGTTACCGCCTTTACCTATGATGATACCAGGTTTGGAGGTATGAATGGTAATGATGAGCTTACCGAGCGTCCTTTCGATCACTACACGTGAAATGCCGCCTTTGTTGATACGTGCATTCAGGTAAGTCCTGATCTTGTTATCCTCGATCAGCTTGGCTGCATAGTCTTTCTTGCTGCCATACCAATTAGAGTCCCATCCTCTGATGATACCTAACCTGTTACCAATAGGATTTGTTTTCTGACCCATGTTCTGGTTTTATTTGTCTATGAGTTTAAATATATTTTTTTCCTGCAGTTCGTTCGTTTATTGCTGAGGGGCTTCAGTGCGGCCATCTACAACAATGGTGACGTGATTGCTTCTTTTGCGCACACGGTAACCTCTACCTTGCGGAGCAGGGCGCATCCTTTTGAGAACACGGCCGCCGTCTACAAAAACGGTTTTGACGAACAGGTTGGCATCTTCTACCCTGGCTCCTTCGTTCTTCACTTTCCAGTTAGCCACTGCGGAGAGCAGCAATTTCTCCAGCGGAGTGCTCGGGTGTTTGGGATGGAATTTCAAAATATTCAAAGCTTTCTCTACTTCCATGCCGCGGATCAGGTCTGCAAGCAAACGCATTTTGCGGGTGGAGGTAGGATTATTGTTCAGCTTAGCTACTGCTTCCATTGTTATTTGTTTCTGTGTTATATAAGTTTCTTGTTACAGTTTCCGGTCCTGCTGTTTCCAACGTACTTCCGATGTTCTCTTTCCTGAACCGAAAACGGGAAACTTTAAAACGGATGACTACATTTTCTTGTTAGCGTGTCCTTTAAAGTTACGGGTAGGTGCAAACTCTCCCAGTTTGTGACCCACCATGAACTCGGTTACGTAAACCGGGATGAACTTGTTACCGTTATGCACAGCAAAAGTATGGCCCACAAAGTCGGGAGTAATGGTAGAGCGGCGGCTCCAGGTTTTGATAACCGTACGCTTGGTGCCCTCATTCTGTTTTTCTACCTTCTTCTCTAATTTGAAGTCTACGTAAGGACCTTTTTTAATGGAACGACCCATATTCTTGTTTATTTAAGATTTCAACCCCGGTATCAACGGGAAAGAAACTTGTTAAGCGTTATTATATTTTCTTACCGTTTTTCCGCGTAATGATCAGTTTATCCGAGCTCTTATGCGATTTCCTGGTTTTCAGACCTTTCGCATATTTGCCAGTTCTTGATCTCGGGTGACCACCGGAAGAACGGCCTTCACCACCACCCATCGGGTGATCTACAGGGTTCATCGCTACACCGCGGTTGCGGGGGCGAATACCTCTCCAGCGATTGGCTCCGGCCTTACCGATGGACTGCAGTGCGTGATCAGAGTTGGAAATGGTCCCTACGGTTGCCATACAAGTGCTCAGCACTTTGCGCAATTCGCCGGAGGGCATTTTCAGTACTGCGTATTTTTCTTCCTTGTTGCTCAGCTGTGCATAGGTACCGGCACTGCGTGCGATAGCGCCGCCTTTACCCGGCTGCAGCTCGATATTATGTACAACAGTACCCAAAGGCATGTTTCTCAGCGGTAATGCATTACCCAGTTCAGGCGCAACTTCGGGACCGCTGATAACAGTGGTGCCAACCTGCAGGCCCTGGGGGGCAAGGATGTAACGTTTTTCACCATCTGCATAGCTCAGCAGGCAGATGAATGCGCTGCGGTTCGGATCGTATTCGATCGTTTTAACCGTAGCCGGGATGTTTATCTTGTCCCGTTTGAAGTCGATGATACGGTATTGCTTCTTGTGTCCGCCGCCGATATAGCGCATGGACCTTCTACCCTGCACGTTCCTGCCGCCGGTTCTTGGAGCGGGGGCCAGCAGGCCCTTCTCCGGGGTGTCGGTGGTCAGCTCTGCGAACGCATTGCCGATTTTCCAACGGGTACCGGCTGTCATCGGTTTGTACTTTTTCAGTGCCATTTTCTACTTAATTCAAAATGATTTAATAGACTATTTATAAGTTGATCTGCATATACATCCAGGTTAACGGCTTACACCGCTAACGGCACTTATATGTTAGCATACAGATCAATGGTTTCTCCTGCAGCCAGTGTGATCACGGCTTTCTTGTAGGAAGGCTTGCGGCCGGAAATAAAGCCTGCTTTGGTAAAGCGGGTCTTGTTCTTGCCGGGCATCACCTGTGTATTCACTTCCGCAACGGTTACGCCGTAGAAGTCTTCCACTGCCTTTTTGATCTCCAGTTTGTTGGCTTTCTTGTCAACAATGAAGTAAAAACGGTTGAACTTTTCAGTTGCCTTGTTTACTTTCTCTGAAATCACCGGCTTGATTAAAACATCAGACAGTTTCATCTTAATTAATATTTGTTACGGGATCCGATCCAACATCCCCCGCATGCATTTTAAATTTGTTACGCTTCAACTACGTCAGCAGGCTCTTCTGTAAAGATCTTTGCTGCGCTTTCCGTGAAAATCACGTAGTTGCTGTTCATGATCTCGTAAGTGTTCACATCGCTCAGCACCGTACCGTCAACGGTAGGGATATTGCGGAGGGACAGATAAACGTTATCATTATATTCGGGCAGTACCACAAGGGTTTTCTTGCCGGCTACGTTGATATTCAGTTTACCGAGGATGCTCTCGAAAGTTTTGGTTTTAGGAGTATCCAGGTTGATATCCTCAACGATGATGATACTGTTTTCCTTTGCTTTCGCAGACAGTGCGGAGATCTTGGCCAGGTCCTTCACTTTACGGTTCAGTTTGATGTCGTAAGCGTGGGGCTTGGGGCCGAAGATGGTACCACCGCCTTTATACAGCGGGTTACGGATGTTACCTTTACGGGAACCGCCGGTACCTTTTTGTTTGTGCAGTTTACGGGAAGCACCTTTCACTTCAGCACGGGTCTTTACCTTGTGCGTACCCTGACGTTGTGCAGCCAGGTATTGCTTTACAGCGAGGTAGATCACGTGATTGTTCGGTTCAACACCAAAGATCTCTTCAGGAAGCTCGATGGTCCTGCCGGTTTTCTTACCTTCTATATTTAAAATATCTAGTTGCATACTATTTCTGGATTAAAACGATTGAACCAATGTGGCCGGGAACGGAACCACTTACCAGGATGTAATTCTTCTCAGGGAATATTTTCAGCACTTTCAGCCCTTTCACTTTCACTCTTTCGTTACCCATCTGACCGGCCATGCGCATACCTTTGAAAACACGGGAAGGATAAGATGAACCGCCAACGGAACCGGGCGCTCTCTGACGGTCATGCTGACCGTGGGTAGCTTCACCCACACCACTGAACCCGTGACGTTTTACAACACCCTGGAAGCCCTTACCTTTGGAAGTGCCTACAATGTCAACAACCTCACCTTCAGCGAAGATCTCGCAGGTGATGGTTTCACCGAGGGCTTTAGCCACGGCAGCGTCAGGATTGCGGAATTCTTTTACGTAACGTTTAGGGGAGGTCTGTGCTTTTGCGAAGTGATTTTGTTCTGCTTTGGTAGCGTGCTTTTCTTTCTTGTCACCGAATGCTACCTGTACAGCGTCATACCCGTCGGTGGATTGGGATTTCACCTGGGAAACAACGTTGGGACCGGCTTCGATAATGGTGCAGGCTGTCTGCTTTCCATTGGCCTCGAAGATGCTGGTCATACCAATCTTTTTACCAATAATACCTTTCATTTGTTATATGATTTAGCCCAGCGCCTGAGGGATCTCTAGCTATCCTCAGGATGAGCGGTTTAAATACTGTTTATTGGGCGGTTACCCAGAAGGCGTAACCTGTTGTTTGCTGTCGTCATAAAACACCACAGGCGGGCCTTATGCCCACCCTGCCGATGTCCTTTCTGTTACTACGCTTTGATCTCCACTTCCACACCAGAAGGCAGATCCAGCTTGCTCAGCGCATCTACGGTTCTGGAAGAAGATGTGTAAATGTCCAACAAACGCTTATGCGTACACAGTTGGAATTGCTCACGCGCTTTCTTGTTCACGTGCGGAGAACGCAGTACCGTAAAGATTTTCTTCTCTGTAGGTAAAGGAATAGGACCTGTTACCACGGCACCCGTGTTACGCACGGTTTTAACGATCTTCTCGGCCGATTTATCAACCAGATTGTGATCGTAGGACTTCAGCTTGATTCTAATTCTCTGAGACATATGCAATGAACTTCTTCTAATTTACCCCTTACAATTTGGGAGGGCAAAGGTATGTTTTATTTTAATTACAGCAAACATTTTAGGGGTATATTTCTGGAGATTGTTGGATTATATTGACTTTATGCCGTTCTTCCTGTAGCTTTATATGGTCATGGCAAGGTACGAAAATCGTTTAAAATACTTGTTTCCAATAGGTTACCGCCCGTCTATGCGCTTTCTCCCTGCCCTCATATTACTTTTCCTCGGCTTCCCGGTTTTTGCCCAGGATTCCACCGAAAGACCGCTGACCCCGGCGGAAATGGAGGAAGAATTC
This genomic stretch from Chitinophaga sp. XS-30 harbors:
- the rplN gene encoding 50S ribosomal protein L14 → MIQQESRLNVADNSGAKEVLCIRVLGNSGQDYAGVGDKIVVTVKDAIPGGGMKKGTVTKAVIVRTKKKLRRRDGSYIRFDDNAVVLLNNADEPRGTRIFGPVARELRDKGYMKIISLAPEVL
- the rpsC gene encoding 30S ribosomal protein S3; its protein translation is MGQKTNPIGNRLGIIRGWDSNWYGSKKDYAAKLIEDNKIRTYLNARINKGGISRVVIERTLGKLIITIHTSKPGIIIGKGGNEVDRIKEELKKLTGKEDVQINILEIRRPEIDATIVAETIAKQIESRINYKRAIKMAIATALRMGAEGIKVKVGGRLGGAEIARSEEMKQGRVPLHTYRMDIDYASLFALTVYGKIGIKVWICKGEVLGKRDLNPNAVSGKEGEGRTGGGRGGDHRGDRGGDRRDNRGGGDRRGGGDRGPRK
- the rpmD gene encoding 50S ribosomal protein L30 — encoded protein: MAKIKVTQVKSGIDRPEKQKLTLKALGLKKMNASVEVEATPQVLGMVRAVNHLVKVEEVNA
- the rpsQ gene encoding 30S ribosomal protein S17, whose product is MTERKLRKIRIGVVSSNKMDKTVTVNVERKVKHPIYGKFVKKTTKFMAHDEKNECSIGDTVRIMETRPLSKNKCWRMVEVIEKVK
- the rplX gene encoding 50S ribosomal protein L24; this encodes MKTRFKPKFNIKKGDLVVVIAGDDKDRTKPRKVLEVIIDKSRVLVEGVNIITKHTKPSAQNTKGGIVKQEAPIAISNVMLWDAKAGKATRVGRQRENGKVVRIAKKSGEVIK
- the rplP gene encoding 50S ribosomal protein L16: MLQPKRTKHRKMHKGRIKGNAKRGATLSFGSFGLKALEPKWITDRQIEAARVALTRHMKREGNVWIRIFPDKPITAKPLEVRMGKGKGAPDHWAAVVKPGRILFEADGVSMQVAKEAMELAAQKLPIKVKFIVRRDYVA
- the secY gene encoding preprotein translocase subunit SecY, yielding MKKFIETIKNIWSIEDLRKRIITTLLLVLVYRVGSYITLPGLDPNALANFSETSQQGILGLFNMFAGGSFSRASIFALGIMPYISASIAIQLLTIAVPYFQKLQKEGDSGRKKINQYTRLLTVVVTAFQASAYVAYLRGQSGGALIPEYGNFMFWLSTTVVLTAGTLFVMWLGEKITDKGIGNGTSIIIMMGILARLPESLLQELSLKTTGAGGGLLLFLIEIAFFILITIGLILLVQGTRKIPVNYAKRIVGNKQYGGVRQFIPLKVNAAGVMPIIFAQAIMFIPATAIGFATQSEGASGFIRIFSDHTNPYYNVIYAVLVVVFTFFYTALIFNPTQMADEMKRNNGFIPGVKPGKATADYIGAVMDRITLPGAMFLALVGILPGIAAAAGINSAFATFFGGTSLLIMVGVILDTLQQIESQLLMRHYDGLMSSGRIKGRTTPANA
- the rplV gene encoding 50S ribosomal protein L22, with the protein product MEAVAKLNNNPTSTRKMRLLADLIRGMEVEKALNILKFHPKHPSTPLEKLLLSAVANWKVKNEGARVEDANLFVKTVFVDGGRVLKRMRPAPQGRGYRVRKRSNHVTIVVDGRTEAPQQ
- the rplF gene encoding 50S ribosomal protein L6, which translates into the protein MSRIGRAPIKLASGVTISVSPANEITVKGPKGELKQMIDRDIKVETKDGELIVSRPTDQIRHRAMHGLYRALIANMVTGVTEGFKKQLELVGVGYKAANQGQLLDLSLGYSHNIIFEVPKELKVATVTEKGQNPKIMLEGIDNQLLGQVAAKIRSLRKPEPYKGKGVRYSDEVVRKKAGKSAGK
- the rpsN gene encoding 30S ribosomal protein S14; the encoded protein is MAKESVKARQRKREAMVAKFAEKRAALKAEGNYAELDKLPKNASPVRLHNRCQLSGRPKGYIRQFGMCRNMFRDMALAGKIPGVRKASW
- the rpsE gene encoding 30S ribosomal protein S5, whose protein sequence is MAKNSFNKVKAGDLELKEKVVTINRVTKTTKGGRTFSFSALVVVGNENGVVGHGLGKAKEVQEAITKGIDDAKKNLIKVPVHQGTIPHDQLAKEGAAKVLIKPAAHGTGVIAGGSMRAVLESAGITDVLAKSLGSANPHNVVKATFKALGMLREPIQIARTRSVSMKKVFNG
- the rpsS gene encoding 30S ribosomal protein S19, which encodes MGRSIKKGPYVDFKLEKKVEKQNEGTKRTVIKTWSRRSTITPDFVGHTFAVHNGNKFIPVYVTEFMVGHKLGEFAPTRNFKGHANKKM
- the rplE gene encoding 50S ribosomal protein L5; this encodes MANTTYQPRLQSKYRNEVVAALQKKFNYKSTMQVPRLTKICLNQGINGAVGDKKLVDIAVDEMTRIAGQKAIATMSKKDISNFKLRKNMPIGARVTLRGVNMYEFLDRLISVSLPRVRDFKGISEKAFDGRGNYTLGVTEQIIFPEIDIDKVTRITGMDITFVTTASTNEEAYELLKEMGMPFKNIRKEN
- the rpmC gene encoding 50S ribosomal protein L29, which codes for MPKAKLDLKGLNDQDLKDKLSEEQLRLKKITFSHAVTPIENPMSIRFMRREIARIQTELRKRELGF
- the rplR gene encoding 50S ribosomal protein L18 produces the protein MSTRTDRRQNIRFRIRKKISGTAQKPRLAVYRSNGDIYVQLIDDTNGTTLASASSRQKDIAAQQGTKSEKSKLVGAALAVKAAALGITTCVFDRSGYLYHGRVKAAADGAREGGLQF
- the rplO gene encoding 50S ribosomal protein L15, with the translated sequence MNLQNLRPAKGAVHKEKRLGRGEASGKGGTATKGNKGAQSNTGYSSKRGHEGGQMPIQRRLPKRGFIPIDRTEYKVFNVGQLDQIIEKYGLQEFSLENLYMNGLISKTAKVKVLGHGELKSKVALKVNAISEKAKQAIEAAGGSVELV
- the rpsH gene encoding 30S ribosomal protein S8, yielding MVTDPIADFLTRIRNAQMANHRIVEIPASKLKKRITEILYDKGYILKYKFEEDKKQGLIKIALKYDPQTKVPAIQDLQRISRPGLRQYSRPDGFPRVKNGLGIAIISTSKGVMTDKEAKVQNVGGEVVCFVY